One genomic window of Acidobacteriota bacterium includes the following:
- a CDS encoding COQ9 family protein, producing MTEPPSETLRRRWLAELLPDVAFDGWTEAAARLAAGRAGLSEGEQALAAPQGVVNLIDAFFDEAEAAARASLAGLDMSGMRVPDKVKAGVLAWLEALAPNREAVRRAASRGFLPWSAGPAVQRTWKVADMVWTAAGDASEDYNRYSKRGLLAAVLPAIVLYWADNPAPEDLDGFIQRRLANVSGIGQRAGKLVRPVLERFGKR from the coding sequence ATGACTGAGCCACCTTCCGAAACCCTTCGCCGCCGGTGGCTCGCCGAATTGCTGCCGGACGTGGCGTTTGACGGGTGGACCGAGGCGGCCGCCCGGCTGGCAGCGGGCCGCGCCGGGCTCAGTGAAGGTGAACAGGCGCTCGCCGCGCCGCAGGGCGTGGTGAACCTGATCGATGCGTTTTTCGATGAGGCCGAGGCGGCGGCACGTGCTTCGCTGGCCGGGCTGGACATGTCGGGGATGCGGGTTCCGGACAAGGTGAAGGCGGGCGTGCTGGCCTGGCTCGAGGCGCTGGCGCCGAATCGCGAGGCGGTCCGGCGGGCGGCAAGCCGGGGCTTTCTACCGTGGAGCGCGGGCCCCGCCGTGCAGCGGACGTGGAAGGTCGCCGACATGGTGTGGACCGCGGCGGGCGATGCCTCGGAAGACTATAACCGCTACTCGAAGCGCGGCCTGCTGGCGGCGGTGCTGCCGGCGATCGTGCTGTACTGGGCGGATAATCCGGCGCCGGAAGATCTGGACGGGTTCATCCAGCGCAGGCTCGCCAATGTGTCCGGGATTGGACAGCGGGCGGGCAAGCTCGTCAGGCCGGTGCTGGAGCGCTTCGGAAAACGCTGA
- a CDS encoding 30S ribosomal protein S21, which produces MVQIVVRDNNVEQALRALKKKMQREGLFREMKARQAFEKPSEKKARQRAEAVRRARKLARKRAQREGIV; this is translated from the coding sequence ATAGTACAGATCGTCGTCCGCGATAACAACGTTGAGCAAGCCCTGCGCGCGCTGAAGAAGAAGATGCAGCGCGAAGGCCTGTTCCGGGAAATGAAAGCGCGTCAGGCGTTTGAGAAACCGTCCGAGAAGAAAGCCCGCCAGCGCGCCGAAGCCGTGCGCCGCGCCCGCAAGCTGGCCCGCAAACGCGCCCAGCGCGAAGGCATCGTGTAG
- a CDS encoding ABC transporter permease gives MRNIYLIFRRDFLGYVKAWGFWLSLAAVPIFLVIGASFGYFAASSSPVRYYAVVETTGAISDAIDAEFRRVEMRAVEDAMSIAGGDGAVITEAQAAAAAPRKFIEVEAPGDSLEALRPYLFGEKLVDGPDGPKPLFAAFVLTPDDSALQYWSTDVNVATLRYAAETAMRDLGRREALLEAGLSADFLKTVDETSLPVTAFRLRSEAEPATGGSEVTMADKAPAIVAGALAYFLWLMIFSIIQYLLMGTIEERSNKIFDTLLTSVKLPELLAGKLLAVFAVTSTMMLSWSLFAGAGSVIAATRLPGLDEMIDPFLASATDPGLIVPALISFVLGYVLYGAIFMALGSLCDTIQEAQTLLSPMMILLMLPMFAIFVAFQDPGSPVIDYASWVPIFTPFLLILRMPQDPPMWEILAQMALMAVTTAVIVWGATKVYRAGAVHGAGIGDLGGMIKGALGMKPKAG, from the coding sequence ATGCGCAACATCTACCTGATCTTCCGGCGCGATTTCCTGGGCTATGTGAAGGCCTGGGGCTTCTGGCTCAGCCTTGCCGCGGTGCCGATCTTCCTCGTGATCGGTGCGAGCTTCGGCTATTTCGCGGCCTCGTCCTCGCCGGTGCGCTATTATGCGGTGGTCGAGACGACCGGCGCGATTTCTGACGCCATCGATGCCGAGTTCCGGCGGGTCGAGATGCGGGCGGTCGAGGATGCGATGTCGATTGCCGGCGGCGATGGTGCGGTGATCACCGAGGCGCAGGCCGCCGCGGCGGCGCCGCGCAAGTTCATCGAGGTCGAGGCGCCCGGCGACAGCCTGGAGGCGCTGCGGCCTTACCTGTTCGGCGAGAAGCTCGTGGATGGACCTGACGGGCCGAAGCCGCTGTTTGCCGCCTTCGTGCTGACGCCGGATGACAGCGCGCTGCAATACTGGAGCACGGACGTGAACGTTGCGACGCTGCGCTACGCGGCCGAGACGGCGATGCGCGACCTTGGCCGGCGCGAGGCGTTGCTTGAGGCGGGGCTGAGCGCGGACTTCCTGAAGACGGTCGATGAGACATCGCTGCCGGTCACGGCCTTCCGGCTGCGCAGCGAAGCGGAACCGGCAACCGGTGGCTCGGAAGTGACCATGGCGGACAAGGCGCCGGCGATCGTGGCCGGGGCGCTCGCCTATTTCCTGTGGCTGATGATCTTCTCGATCATCCAGTACCTGCTGATGGGTACGATCGAGGAGCGTTCCAACAAGATCTTCGACACGCTGCTGACGTCTGTGAAGCTGCCCGAACTGCTCGCGGGCAAGTTGCTTGCCGTGTTTGCAGTCACCTCGACGATGATGCTGTCCTGGTCATTGTTTGCGGGCGCGGGTTCGGTGATCGCGGCAACGCGCCTGCCGGGCCTCGACGAAATGATCGACCCGTTCCTAGCGTCGGCGACCGATCCCGGCCTGATCGTCCCGGCCCTGATCAGTTTCGTACTGGGCTATGTGCTCTACGGCGCGATCTTCATGGCACTCGGCTCGCTGTGTGACACGATCCAGGAAGCGCAGACGCTGCTGAGCCCGATGATGATCCTGCTGATGCTGCCAATGTTCGCCATCTTCGTGGCCTTCCAGGATCCCGGCTCGCCGGTCATCGACTATGCGAGCTGGGTGCCGATCTTCACGCCGTTCCTGCTGATCCTGAGGATGCCTCAAGACCCGCCGATGTGGGAAATCCTCGCGCAGATGGCGCTGATGGCGGTGACCACGGCGGTGATCGTCTGGGGCGCGACAAAGGTCTACCGCGCGGGCGCCGTGCACGGTGCGGGCATCGGCGACCTCGGCGGCATGATCAAGGGCGCACTCGGGATGAAGCCGAAGGCGGGATGA
- a CDS encoding ATP-binding cassette domain-containing protein — protein sequence MGDAPLVMSGATKRFGGFTAVNSLSFDVPAGQIVGFLGPNGAGKSTSLRMALGVMAPDEGEVALFGAKPEIGALKRVGFLPEERGLYKKMTARDTITYFARLKGMGAAEAKARADELLESTGLGKFRLTRISKLSKGMAQKVQILSTLAHRPDFLILDEPFSGLDPMNQQTLEDLIRAEHARGATILFSTHVMEHAERLCDRIVMLARGRKVFDGTLDAAYASLGQGARMAVEHGFDLAAALAPKGFEAQRAADKGPGDSWRVALPAGRGSQDALRAALEAGAPILGFQPEEARLRDVFVSLVGEAEAAALDTPVAAEVEAA from the coding sequence ATGGGCGACGCACCACTCGTCATGTCTGGCGCGACAAAGAGGTTTGGCGGGTTCACCGCCGTCAACAGCCTGTCATTCGACGTGCCGGCCGGGCAGATCGTCGGCTTCCTCGGACCCAACGGGGCGGGCAAGTCGACCAGCCTGCGGATGGCGCTGGGCGTGATGGCGCCGGATGAAGGCGAGGTGGCACTGTTCGGGGCGAAGCCGGAGATCGGCGCGCTGAAACGGGTCGGCTTCCTTCCGGAAGAGCGGGGCCTCTACAAGAAGATGACCGCGCGCGACACGATCACCTATTTCGCGCGGCTGAAAGGTATGGGCGCGGCTGAGGCGAAGGCGCGGGCCGATGAGCTGCTGGAGTCGACCGGGCTCGGCAAGTTCCGGCTGACGCGGATATCGAAACTTTCGAAGGGCATGGCGCAGAAGGTGCAGATCCTGTCGACGCTGGCGCACCGGCCGGACTTCCTGATCCTCGACGAGCCGTTCTCGGGCCTCGACCCGATGAACCAGCAGACGCTGGAAGACCTGATCCGCGCCGAACATGCGCGCGGGGCGACGATCCTTTTCTCAACGCATGTCATGGAACATGCCGAGCGGCTGTGCGACCGGATCGTGATGCTGGCGCGCGGGCGCAAGGTGTTCGACGGCACACTCGATGCGGCGTATGCGAGCCTCGGGCAGGGTGCGCGCATGGCGGTGGAGCACGGGTTCGACCTTGCGGCGGCGCTGGCACCGAAGGGGTTCGAGGCACAACGGGCGGCCGACAAGGGACCGGGTGACAGCTGGCGCGTGGCATTGCCTGCCGGGCGCGGCTCGCAGGATGCGCTGCGGGCGGCGCTTGAAGCGGGCGCGCCGATCCTCGGCTTCCAGCCGGAGGAGGCGCGGCTGCGCGATGTGTTCGTCTCGCTGGTGGGCGAGGCAGAGGCAGCGGCGCTGGACACGCCGGTTGCCGCCGAAGTGGAGGCCGCGTGA
- a CDS encoding aa3-type cytochrome c oxidase subunit IV: MASHEYHHGDMDIRDQKATWDGFITGSVWGGLLIILMVGHATLAIAIGLNWAVSLGIMAIVGFAAGLLMNLGGRWMATVVVMIVLALIVQAMIWLFGAVL, encoded by the coding sequence ATGGCCAGCCACGAATACCATCACGGCGATATGGATATCCGCGACCAGAAAGCGACCTGGGACGGCTTCATCACGGGCAGCGTCTGGGGCGGCCTGCTGATCATCCTGATGGTCGGCCACGCCACCCTGGCGATCGCAATCGGCCTGAACTGGGCTGTGTCGCTGGGCATCATGGCGATTGTCGGCTTTGCGGCCGGCCTGCTGATGAACCTCGGTGGCCGCTGGATGGCGACCGTGGTGGTGATGATCGTCCTCGCGCTGATCGTGCAGGCGATGATCTGGCTGTTCGGCGCCGTCCTCTAG
- a CDS encoding DUF1178 family protein has product MIRYALACQECDHGFEAWFASSEAYDRLAKRRQVACPECDGRRVDKQIMAPAVKTTKGRTPSPDPEKAFAEFAAKARAHVAENFDYVGDGFAEEARAMYYGEQDDRPIWGETTPEEREALKEEGVAALPLPAPFAPTPPKRKPGKALN; this is encoded by the coding sequence ATGATCCGCTACGCGCTGGCCTGCCAGGAGTGCGATCACGGCTTCGAGGCCTGGTTTGCCTCGTCGGAGGCGTATGACCGGCTGGCGAAACGCCGGCAGGTGGCGTGTCCGGAATGCGACGGACGCCGGGTCGACAAGCAGATCATGGCCCCCGCGGTGAAAACGACGAAGGGCAGGACGCCGTCGCCCGATCCGGAAAAGGCGTTCGCAGAATTTGCCGCGAAAGCGCGCGCGCATGTGGCCGAGAATTTCGATTATGTGGGCGACGGTTTCGCCGAAGAAGCCCGCGCGATGTATTACGGCGAACAGGATGACCGCCCGATCTGGGGCGAGACGACGCCCGAGGAGCGCGAGGCCCTGAAGGAAGAAGGCGTGGCGGCTTTGCCGCTGCCGGCGCCGTTTGCGCCGACGCCGCCGAAACGCAAGCCGGGCAAGGCCCTGAACTGA
- the grxC gene encoding glutaredoxin 3: MAKVTIYTRQFCPYCSRAVALLKDKKADFTEIDAGMDAAKREEMVQRSHGGKTFPQIFVGETHIGGCDDIMALDRAGKLDPMLAGA, translated from the coding sequence ATGGCCAAGGTCACGATCTATACGCGCCAGTTTTGCCCCTATTGCTCGCGGGCGGTGGCGCTGCTGAAGGACAAGAAGGCCGACTTCACCGAGATTGATGCCGGCATGGACGCGGCGAAGCGCGAGGAAATGGTTCAGCGCTCGCACGGCGGGAAGACATTCCCGCAGATATTTGTGGGCGAGACGCATATCGGCGGCTGCGACGACATAATGGCGCTGGACCGGGCCGGCAAGCTCGACCCGATGCTGGCCGGGGCCTGA
- a CDS encoding ComF family protein has translation MPKRGAGAKAFLRQGADFFWPPRSLLSGARGMGSGPLSPGDFQQLRFISDPLCDRCGVPLDYRTGDETWCAVCLARPPRWDRARAALVYDDTSRRPVLELKRAGRRDGLETLCGWMRQAGGSLIDEADVLVPVPLHYTRLVVRGFNQSGWLAQAIGAAAGRPVAVDALVRTRRTVSQAGLGGRARRRNVSGAFKVRASRAGRIAGQRVLLVDDVLTTGATLSACTRALKQAGARQVDVLVLARVVRETDVTI, from the coding sequence ATGCCCAAGCGGGGCGCCGGGGCCAAGGCGTTTCTCCGGCAGGGCGCCGATTTCTTCTGGCCGCCGCGCTCGCTGCTGAGCGGCGCGCGGGGGATGGGCAGCGGGCCGCTGTCGCCGGGCGATTTCCAGCAGCTGCGGTTCATTTCCGATCCCTTGTGCGACCGCTGCGGGGTGCCGCTGGACTATCGCACGGGCGACGAGACCTGGTGCGCGGTCTGCCTCGCCCGGCCGCCGCGCTGGGACCGGGCGCGGGCGGCACTGGTCTACGATGACACCTCGCGCCGGCCGGTGCTGGAGCTGAAGCGGGCCGGGCGGCGGGACGGGCTCGAGACGCTGTGCGGCTGGATGCGGCAGGCGGGCGGCAGCCTGATCGACGAGGCGGATGTGCTGGTGCCGGTGCCGCTGCACTATACGCGGCTGGTCGTGCGCGGCTTCAACCAGTCGGGCTGGCTGGCGCAGGCGATTGGCGCGGCGGCCGGCCGGCCGGTTGCGGTCGACGCGCTGGTGCGCACCCGGCGGACCGTCAGCCAGGCCGGGCTTGGGGGCAGGGCGCGCCGGCGCAATGTGTCCGGCGCGTTCAAGGTGCGCGCGTCGCGGGCGGGCCGGATCGCCGGGCAGCGGGTGCTGCTGGTGGACGATGTGCTGACCACCGGCGCGACCCTGTCGGCCTGCACGCGCGCCCTGAAACAGGCGGGGGCGCGGCAGGTTGACGTGCTTGTGCTGGCCCGCGTTGTCCGGGAAACCGACGTAACCATATAA
- a CDS encoding methyltransferase domain-containing protein: protein MPSPSPSPPQIFDRARIAARRERAARTFADYDFLRQRVAGDIESRLDDTSRRFERGLELGSAGGALSARLVASGKVAAMVAADTAPAFLSAAAARGLPAAFADEEQLPFEPASFDLVVAPLTLHWVNDLPGTLAQVRRILKPDGLFAGALFGAGTLPELRSVLTDAETELMGGLAPRLSPLPGLRDMAGLLQRAGLALPVADRDTVVVRYGDPRKLFADLKGMGERAAFAPGMAQPLPRRVLARALALYRERFAQADGRVPATFEIVHVMGWAPAPGQPQPLKPGSAKASLAAAVKRTPET, encoded by the coding sequence ATGCCGTCCCCCTCGCCATCCCCCCCGCAGATCTTCGACCGCGCGCGGATTGCCGCCCGCCGCGAACGGGCTGCGCGAACTTTTGCAGACTATGACTTCCTGCGCCAGCGGGTGGCCGGCGATATCGAAAGCCGCCTCGACGACACATCGCGCCGGTTCGAGCGCGGCCTCGAGCTTGGCAGCGCCGGCGGCGCATTGTCTGCGCGCCTCGTCGCCAGCGGCAAGGTCGCGGCGATGGTCGCCGCCGATACCGCGCCAGCCTTTCTTTCTGCGGCTGCAGCGCGCGGCCTTCCCGCTGCCTTCGCCGACGAGGAACAGCTGCCGTTCGAACCCGCCAGCTTCGATCTCGTGGTGGCACCGCTGACCCTGCACTGGGTCAACGACCTGCCCGGCACGCTGGCGCAAGTCCGCCGCATCCTCAAGCCGGACGGCCTGTTCGCAGGCGCCCTGTTCGGAGCCGGTACATTGCCGGAACTACGCAGTGTACTGACGGATGCCGAGACCGAACTGATGGGCGGCCTCGCGCCGCGTCTCTCGCCGCTCCCGGGCCTGCGCGACATGGCGGGCCTGCTGCAGCGCGCCGGCCTCGCCTTGCCGGTCGCCGACCGGGACACGGTCGTCGTGCGCTATGGCGATCCCCGGAAGCTGTTCGCAGACCTGAAAGGCATGGGCGAGCGCGCCGCCTTCGCGCCGGGCATGGCGCAGCCCCTGCCCCGGCGCGTGCTGGCCCGCGCGCTCGCCCTCTACCGCGAACGCTTCGCGCAGGCCGATGGGCGGGTGCCCGCCACATTCGAGATCGTGCACGTGATGGGTTGGGCGCCTGCCCCCGGACAGCCGCAACCGCTGAAGCCCGGCAGCGCCAAAGCCAGCCTTGCCGCCGCCGTGAAGCGCACGCCCGAAACCTGA
- a CDS encoding Flp family type IVb pilin: protein MFPGWETTPRHRQTFPCSTGWPNGPDESELIVTPRCFADFVSDESGATAVEYGLIVGLIVVTVLGGLTAVADANSDTYEMLESELVIG from the coding sequence ATGTTTCCAGGCTGGGAGACTACCCCGCGCCACCGGCAGACCTTCCCCTGTTCGACTGGCTGGCCAAACGGACCTGACGAAAGCGAACTGATCGTGACCCCGCGCTGCTTTGCAGACTTTGTTTCAGACGAGAGCGGCGCGACGGCCGTTGAATACGGACTGATTGTCGGCCTCATCGTCGTGACAGTGCTGGGCGGCCTGACCGCCGTAGCTGATGCCAACAGCGACACCTACGAAATGCTCGAGAGCGAGCTGGTGATCGGCTAG
- the mutT gene encoding 8-oxo-dGTP diphosphatase MutT: MSGRVLLVVAAALFDDRGRILLAQRPEGKQLAGLWEFPGGKLEPGETPEAALVRELEEELSITVNESALEPLTFASFSYPAFHLLMPLYGCKNWSGAIQPREGQATAWVDVSRLGDYPAPPADLPLFDWLAKRT, from the coding sequence ATGAGCGGGCGCGTGCTGCTCGTTGTGGCAGCGGCCTTGTTCGATGACCGGGGACGCATCCTTCTGGCACAGCGGCCGGAGGGCAAGCAGTTGGCGGGGCTGTGGGAGTTTCCGGGCGGCAAGCTGGAGCCGGGCGAAACCCCCGAAGCGGCGCTCGTGCGCGAACTCGAGGAAGAACTTTCGATCACGGTTAATGAAAGCGCACTGGAACCGCTCACTTTCGCAAGCTTCAGTTACCCGGCCTTTCACCTGTTGATGCCACTATACGGGTGCAAGAACTGGTCTGGGGCCATCCAGCCACGCGAAGGACAAGCCACCGCGTGGGTCGATGTTTCCAGGCTGGGAGACTACCCCGCGCCACCGGCAGACCTTCCCCTGTTCGACTGGCTGGCCAAACGGACCTGA
- the argJ gene encoding bifunctional glutamate N-acetyltransferase/amino-acid acetyltransferase ArgJ, whose protein sequence is MNLKPSPFAPAAFPTLPEVRGVRTATGSRGFYARRGIERDDVFLAVFDPGTTCAGVYTRSLTASADVRWCREALEKGGGKAAALVVNSGNSNAFTGPKGVLKNEATLKALEDRLGVAREHCFLAATGVIGEPLADPNYVGAFVPELAAKLAAPDWEKLARAFMTTDTYAKGAGITVDLAGVPTNFAGIAKGSGMIAPNMATMLSYVFTDAPIAPAVLQDILEDITDETFNSITVDGDTSTSDTLMVFATGATGDIPIESREDPRFPAFAHALKTVCLDLAHQIVKDGEGASKFVTVRVEGAVAHLSAKIVAESIANSPLIKTAMAAGDANWGRVVMAVGKAFEPVDTEYLAVWFDDVQVAKDGARAPDYDEAAASAVFAKSEFTIRVDLGVGGMAWTVWTCDLTHGYVDINGAYRT, encoded by the coding sequence GTGAACCTGAAGCCTTCGCCCTTCGCGCCTGCCGCTTTCCCGACCTTGCCGGAGGTGCGCGGCGTGCGCACGGCCACCGGCAGCCGCGGATTCTATGCGCGCCGGGGCATCGAGCGGGATGACGTCTTCCTGGCCGTGTTCGATCCGGGCACGACGTGCGCCGGCGTCTACACGCGCTCGCTGACCGCGTCGGCGGATGTGCGCTGGTGCCGCGAGGCGCTGGAGAAGGGCGGCGGCAAGGCGGCGGCTCTGGTGGTCAACTCGGGAAACTCGAACGCGTTCACCGGGCCGAAGGGCGTGCTGAAGAATGAGGCAACCTTGAAGGCACTGGAAGACCGGCTCGGCGTCGCGCGGGAGCACTGCTTCCTCGCCGCGACCGGTGTCATCGGCGAGCCGCTGGCGGACCCGAACTATGTTGGCGCGTTCGTGCCCGAGCTGGCTGCGAAGCTGGCTGCGCCGGACTGGGAGAAACTGGCGCGCGCGTTCATGACGACCGACACCTACGCCAAGGGCGCAGGGATCACGGTCGATCTCGCCGGCGTGCCGACGAACTTCGCCGGGATCGCCAAGGGCTCGGGCATGATCGCGCCGAACATGGCGACGATGCTGTCCTATGTGTTCACCGATGCGCCGATTGCGCCGGCAGTGTTGCAGGACATCCTCGAGGACATCACGGACGAGACGTTCAACTCGATCACGGTGGACGGCGACACGTCGACGTCCGACACGCTGATGGTGTTCGCGACAGGCGCGACAGGAGACATCCCGATCGAAAGCCGGGAGGATCCGCGGTTCCCGGCCTTCGCTCATGCGCTGAAGACCGTCTGCCTCGACCTCGCCCACCAGATCGTCAAGGATGGGGAAGGGGCGAGCAAGTTTGTCACCGTCCGCGTCGAAGGCGCGGTGGCGCACCTCTCAGCCAAGATTGTGGCGGAGTCGATTGCCAACTCGCCGCTGATCAAAACGGCGATGGCGGCGGGCGACGCCAACTGGGGCCGCGTGGTGATGGCGGTCGGCAAGGCGTTCGAGCCGGTCGATACCGAATATCTCGCCGTCTGGTTCGACGATGTGCAGGTAGCGAAGGATGGCGCCCGCGCGCCCGACTATGACGAGGCGGCCGCGAGTGCCGTGTTCGCCAAGTCCGAGTTCACGATCCGCGTCGACCTGGGTGTCGGCGGCATGGCGTGGACCGTGTGGACCTGCGACCTGACGCATGGCTATGTCGACATCAACGGCGCCTACCGGACATGA
- a CDS encoding peptidylprolyl isomerase, with amino-acid sequence MRARPLISPAHLAALALAGWLAGCGQPQTRTAEIPVADQTVAAYVNGEPVFEGDVELEAVARGLVSAGTPFDADEDAFRLVLDQLIDQKLMAQEAQKRQLDRDPAGQRRLEMARERILGNLLVESLVAQEVTEEAIDRMYSEQVRLQQANDQVSIAHILVDTKDEADALFKRIEQGETFESLVFNNSKDTRTRMENGDLGYVAPNDMADPYPVVIANTPEGEVSPPFETAEGWHILKVKKRRTEPPKTRDEMRPEIATFLTLNEVSRILRRLRTEASIEQGSGQVYVPTTEPAAPILPPSPGDDDL; translated from the coding sequence ATGCGTGCCAGGCCATTGATTTCTCCCGCGCATTTGGCGGCATTGGCGCTGGCGGGCTGGTTGGCCGGGTGTGGACAGCCCCAGACGCGTACCGCCGAAATTCCGGTCGCGGACCAAACGGTCGCAGCTTATGTGAACGGTGAACCCGTGTTCGAGGGCGATGTGGAGCTGGAAGCGGTGGCGCGCGGGCTGGTCAGCGCCGGCACGCCCTTCGATGCCGATGAGGACGCCTTCCGCCTCGTGCTGGACCAGCTGATCGACCAGAAACTGATGGCCCAGGAGGCCCAGAAGCGCCAGTTGGACCGTGATCCGGCCGGCCAGCGGCGGCTGGAGATGGCGCGTGAGCGCATCCTCGGGAACCTGCTGGTCGAGAGCCTGGTGGCCCAGGAGGTGACCGAAGAGGCCATCGACAGGATGTACAGCGAGCAAGTGCGCCTGCAGCAGGCGAATGACCAGGTGTCGATCGCCCATATTCTCGTCGATACGAAGGATGAGGCCGATGCGCTGTTCAAGCGGATCGAGCAGGGAGAGACGTTCGAAAGCCTGGTGTTCAACAATTCCAAGGACACGCGCACGCGCATGGAAAACGGCGACCTCGGTTATGTGGCGCCGAACGACATGGCCGATCCCTATCCGGTGGTGATCGCCAACACGCCGGAGGGCGAAGTGTCGCCGCCGTTCGAGACGGCGGAGGGATGGCACATCCTGAAGGTCAAGAAGCGGCGCACCGAGCCGCCGAAGACGCGCGACGAGATGCGCCCCGAGATCGCGACCTTCCTGACGCTCAACGAGGTCAGCCGGATCCTGCGGCGACTGCGCACGGAAGCGTCCATCGAACAAGGCAGCGGACAGGTGTATGTGCCCACCACGGAGCCTGCCGCGCCGATCCTGCCCCCTTCACCCGGAGATGATGACCTGTGA